A window of the Dendropsophus ebraccatus isolate aDenEbr1 unplaced genomic scaffold, aDenEbr1.pat pat_scaffold_1824_ctg1, whole genome shotgun sequence genome harbors these coding sequences:
- the LOC138775660 gene encoding very-long-chain 3-oxoacyl-CoA reductase-like has translation MEESRFSQWLHLLGLLALSYLVLKQVWTLLSGVRNHLLSRWWRTNLKQYGGWAVVTGATDGIGKEYAMELARRGFNVVLISRTVEKLEKVAKEIEKQTQRKTKIFQVDFTGGSEIYPKVEKALKDLDIGVLVNNVGMSLGGTGRFLDTPDLNQRIEDIINCNVFSVLHMTRIVLPGMVQRKRGVIINLSSAAGARPYPLVNIYSCTKVFVDFFSRSLNFEYRRDGIIVQVHMEDEGVAGDPGGIRPGSHTLLSPGRGHTHYYHQVGVTHTIITRPG, from the exons ATGGAGGAGTCCAGGTTCTCTCAGTGGCTCCACCTGCTGGGGCTCCTGGCTCTATCATATCTAGTGCTAAAACAGGTCTGGACTCTGCTGAGCGGGGTGAGGAACCATCTACTGTCCCGATGGTGGAGGACTAACCTCAAGCAGTATGGAGGATGGGCAG TGGTAACTGGGGCAACCGATGGAATCGGGAAGGAGTACGCCATGGAG TTGGCCAGGAGGGGCTTCAATGTCGTCCTCATCAGTCGGACGGTGGAGAAACTAGAAAAAGTGGCAAAGGAGATAG AAAAACAGACCCAACGAAAAACCAAGATCTTCCAGGTGGACTTCACGGGAGGATCTGAGATTTATCCAAAGGTGGAGAAGGCCTTGAAGGATCTGGATATCGGCGTTCTAG TGAATAACGTTGGGATGAGTTTAGGTGGAACAGGAAGATTTCTTGACACCCCGGATCTAAACCAG AGAATAGAAGACATCATAAACTGCAATGTATTCTCCGTGCTCCAT ATGACCAGGATTGTGCTCCCAGGAATGGTGCAGAG GAAGAGAGGAGTCATCATAAACCTGTCCTCGGCTGCCGGGGCCCGGCCGTACCCGCTGGTGAATATATACAGCTGCACTAAG GTCTTCGTGGATTTCTTCTCTCGTTCGCTGAACTTTGAGTACAGACGTGACGGGATAATAGTCCAGGTGCatatggaggatgaaggggtggcAGGAGATCCTGGCGGCATCAGGCCGGGGTCACACACACTATTATCACCAGGTCGGGGTCACACACACTATTATCACCAGGTCGGGGTCACACACACTATTATCACCAGGCCGGG